In the genome of cyanobacterium endosymbiont of Braarudosphaera bigelowii, one region contains:
- a CDS encoding isoprenyl transferase, translating into MTVKQSIVLKNLPTDLDQNRLPGHIAVIMDGNGRWAKHRGLPRIVGHQRGVGTLKDLLRYCRDLGIPALTAYAFSTENWGRPLQEVEFLMALFETVLHRELEEMMNENVKIRFVGNLEELPPSLQSEIFRSMKNTENNTGVQFTIATNYGGRQEIIQSCQTIATKVKQGLLDVNDINETLFENYLYTKDIPHPDLLIRTSGEMRLSNFLLWQLAYAEIYVTSTLWPDFTCQSFYEALLEYQHRQRRFGKL; encoded by the coding sequence ATGACTGTTAAGCAATCTATTGTGTTAAAGAATTTACCAACTGATCTTGATCAAAACCGTCTCCCAGGCCATATTGCCGTGATAATGGATGGCAATGGACGCTGGGCGAAGCATCGTGGACTTCCTCGAATTGTAGGACATCAAAGGGGAGTAGGAACTCTTAAAGATTTACTTCGTTATTGTAGAGATCTAGGAATTCCTGCTCTAACAGCTTATGCTTTTTCAACTGAAAATTGGGGAAGACCTCTTCAAGAAGTAGAATTTTTAATGGCTCTTTTTGAAACAGTATTACATAGAGAACTAGAAGAGATGATGAATGAAAATGTAAAAATACGTTTTGTTGGAAACTTAGAAGAATTACCTCCATCTTTACAATCAGAAATTTTTCGTTCAATGAAAAATACGGAAAATAATACAGGAGTGCAATTTACAATAGCGACCAATTACGGAGGACGTCAGGAAATTATTCAAAGTTGTCAAACGATTGCAACAAAGGTAAAGCAAGGTTTACTTGATGTAAACGATATTAATGAAACTCTGTTTGAAAATTATCTATATACTAAAGATATTCCCCATCCTGATTTATTAATTCGTACTAGTGGAGAAATGCGCTTAAGTAACTTTTTATTATGGCAATTAGCCTATGCAGAAATTTATGTTACTTCAACTCTCTGGCCAGACTTTACATGTCAAAGTTTTTATGAAGCTTTATTAGAATATCAACATCGACAAAGAAGATTTGGTAAACTCTAA
- a CDS encoding HU family DNA-binding protein: protein MNKGELIDKVASKIDVTKKQADSVISATIETIMEAVAGDDKVTLVGFGSFEARDRKAREGRNPKTNEKMSIPATKVPAFSAGKLFKEKVALKD from the coding sequence ATGAATAAAGGGGAACTGATCGATAAAGTAGCAAGTAAAATTGATGTTACTAAAAAACAAGCAGATAGTGTCATTAGTGCTACGATTGAGACTATCATGGAGGCAGTCGCAGGAGATGATAAAGTAACTTTAGTAGGCTTCGGATCTTTTGAAGCTCGTGATCGTAAAGCTAGAGAAGGACGTAATCCAAAAACTAACGAAAAAATGAGTATTCCTGCAACTAAGGTACCTGCATTTTCGGCTGGAAAACTTTTTAAAGAAAAAGTTGCTCTTAAAGACTAG
- the rpmH gene encoding 50S ribosomal protein L34, giving the protein MTQRTLGGTNRKQKRTSGFRARMRDHNGRKVIQARRKRGRYRLSV; this is encoded by the coding sequence GTGACCCAACGGACACTAGGGGGGACTAACCGAAAACAGAAAAGAACATCCGGTTTTCGGGCACGTATGAGAGATCACAATGGACGTAAGGTCATTCAAGCAAGACGAAAAAGAGGAAGATATCGCTTATCTGTCTAG
- a CDS encoding protein jag, translating to MIEQQKQIGKKWLEKLLELMGFPGNVKAEYGRNELEKINEIWLVINEEQLTSQDMLKLIGKRGESIDAIEYIINTFIKYDVNLSNSYQFKIELNNYRSRCHEELKISLQEIIQQVRKTGQEVEMTSLSLTESHEVHLFLKNLNDLTAENRGKEPNRRLIVKRLIV from the coding sequence ATGATAGAACAACAAAAACAAATTGGTAAAAAGTGGTTAGAAAAACTATTAGAATTGATGGGATTTCCAGGAAACGTAAAAGCTGAATATGGACGAAATGAGCTAGAAAAAATCAATGAGATTTGGTTAGTCATTAATGAAGAACAATTAACATCTCAGGATATGTTAAAGCTCATAGGAAAACGGGGAGAGTCTATTGATGCTATTGAATATATAATTAACACATTCATTAAATATGATGTAAATTTATCTAATTCATATCAATTTAAAATTGAATTAAATAACTATCGTTCTAGATGCCATGAAGAATTAAAAATTTCTCTTCAGGAAATCATACAACAAGTGCGTAAAACGGGGCAAGAAGTTGAAATGACATCTCTTTCTTTAACTGAAAGTCATGAAGTGCATTTGTTTTTAAAAAATCTTAATGATTTAACAGCTGAAAATCGTGGTAAAGAGCCGAATCGACGTTTAATAGTTAAACGTCTGATTGTTTGA
- the cobD gene encoding threonine-phosphate decarboxylase CobD, which translates to MERPVHGGNLFWAAYQVGCPTSSILDFSASINPIGPPQSVLNAIQTLLQNINHYPDPNYTELREVLAQYYQLSPEWILIGNGVAELLTWAGRELAQKEIVYIFKPFFHDYLRALKTFQANVKSLDFLWHQDNPIATLNDFQGEKSGVIINNPHNPTGKLLKKEFFIHLLEELSLVVVDEAFMDFIDPFQQESLVSWVSKYSNLIILRSLTKFYSIPGLRLGYAISHPDRLKKWQTWRDPWCVNYLAVVAGIAAINDEEFTNSTRQWLLFNREKLFQGLSKIKGLNPISSSVNFFLVETLMESSKLQQKLLQKYHILIRDCSNFDELGDKYFRVAVREHQDNKKLLDALAEVLSI; encoded by the coding sequence ATGGAACGTCCCGTTCATGGAGGAAATTTATTCTGGGCAGCCTATCAAGTTGGTTGTCCTACTTCTTCTATATTAGATTTTTCTGCCAGTATAAATCCAATTGGTCCACCACAGAGTGTGTTGAATGCAATTCAAACCTTACTACAAAATATTAATCATTATCCTGACCCAAACTATACAGAGTTAAGAGAAGTTTTAGCTCAGTATTACCAATTATCTCCTGAATGGATTCTTATCGGAAATGGTGTTGCTGAATTATTAACTTGGGCAGGACGTGAACTGGCACAAAAAGAAATAGTATACATTTTTAAACCTTTTTTTCATGATTATTTAAGAGCCTTAAAAACATTTCAAGCAAATGTTAAATCACTTGATTTTTTGTGGCATCAAGATAATCCTATAGCTACTCTTAATGATTTTCAAGGGGAAAAATCAGGAGTTATTATTAACAACCCTCACAATCCAACAGGTAAGTTATTAAAGAAAGAGTTTTTTATACATTTACTAGAAGAGTTATCTTTAGTCGTAGTAGATGAAGCATTTATGGATTTTATTGATCCTTTCCAACAAGAAAGTTTAGTATCTTGGGTATCGAAATATTCTAATTTGATAATTTTGCGTTCTCTGACAAAATTTTACAGTATTCCTGGGTTACGATTAGGATATGCAATTTCCCACCCTGATCGTCTAAAGAAATGGCAAACTTGGCGAGATCCCTGGTGTGTAAATTATTTAGCCGTTGTTGCAGGAATTGCAGCAATTAATGACGAAGAATTTACAAATAGTACTAGACAATGGCTTTTGTTTAATCGTGAAAAGTTATTCCAAGGTTTATCAAAAATAAAAGGCTTAAATCCAATATCAAGTTCGGTCAATTTTTTTCTAGTAGAAACATTAATGGAAAGCTCTAAATTACAACAAAAGTTATTGCAGAAATATCATATTTTAATTCGTGATTGTTCAAATTTTGATGAGTTAGGTGATAAATATTTTAGAGTTGCAGTACGTGAACATCAAGATAATAAAAAACTTCTTGATGCGCTAGCAGAAGTCCTTAGTATCTAA
- the dxs gene encoding 1-deoxy-D-xylulose-5-phosphate synthase has translation MNLSDITHPNQLHGLPVRQLEDVARQIREKHLQTIAASGGHLGPGLGVVELTIALYQTLDLDQDKVIWDVGHQAYPHKILTGRYHSFHTLRQKNGIAGYLKRCESRFDHFGGGHASTSISAGLGMAIARDNKGENYKVVSIIGDGALTGGMALEAINHAGHLPNTNLMVVLNDNEMSISPNVGAISRYLNKVRLSDPVQFISDNIEEQFKHLPFFGDSLTPEMERLREGVKRLAMPKVGAVIEELGFKYFGPIDGHNIEELISTFKQAHKATGPVFVHVSTIKGKGYEIAEKDQVGYHAQSPFSLATGKAIPSNTPKPPSYSKVFAHTLTTLAQNNSKIIGITAAMATGTGLDKLQAKLPEQYIDVGIAEQHAVTLAAGLACEGVRPLVAIYSTFLQRAYDQVLHDVGIQNLPVFFCLDRAGIVGADGPTHQGLYDIAYLRCIPNMTIMAPKDEAELQRMVVTGINHISGPIAMRFPRGSGIGVPLMEEGWESIPIGQGEILRSGDDILLVAYGTMVYQSLQVAEILKEHGVEATVINARFVKPLDIDLIAPLAKSIGKVVTLEEGCLMGGFGSAVIEALTDLNIVVPIKRIGIPDQLVDHATPDESKADLQLTSPQIAEKIRKTFFNSLQPSMIN, from the coding sequence ATGAATTTAAGTGATATTACTCATCCTAACCAGTTACACGGGCTACCAGTTCGTCAATTAGAAGACGTTGCCCGTCAAATTAGAGAAAAACATTTACAAACTATTGCAGCCAGTGGAGGACATCTTGGGCCAGGATTAGGAGTTGTAGAGTTGACTATTGCACTTTATCAGACCCTTGATCTAGATCAAGACAAAGTTATATGGGATGTAGGGCATCAGGCCTATCCTCATAAAATTTTAACTGGTCGCTATCACAGCTTTCATACTCTACGCCAAAAAAATGGTATTGCTGGATATTTAAAAAGATGTGAAAGTCGATTTGACCATTTTGGAGGTGGACACGCTTCTACAAGCATTTCTGCGGGTCTTGGAATGGCTATAGCTAGAGATAATAAAGGTGAAAACTATAAGGTGGTATCTATCATTGGTGATGGAGCCTTGACCGGTGGAATGGCTTTAGAAGCTATTAACCATGCTGGCCATCTTCCCAATACTAATCTTATGGTTGTCCTGAACGACAATGAAATGTCTATTTCACCTAACGTTGGAGCTATTTCTCGCTATCTCAATAAAGTTCGGTTAAGTGATCCTGTCCAATTTATTTCAGACAATATTGAAGAACAATTTAAACATTTGCCTTTTTTTGGTGATTCTTTAACTCCTGAAATGGAAAGGCTAAGAGAAGGTGTAAAACGCTTAGCAATGCCTAAAGTTGGTGCAGTTATTGAAGAACTAGGCTTTAAATATTTTGGACCTATTGATGGCCACAATATAGAAGAATTAATTTCTACTTTCAAGCAAGCACATAAAGCTACTGGCCCTGTCTTCGTACATGTATCTACCATTAAAGGTAAAGGCTATGAAATTGCGGAAAAGGATCAGGTTGGCTATCATGCTCAAAGTCCATTCAGTCTTGCTACAGGGAAAGCAATACCTTCTAATACTCCTAAACCTCCTAGTTATTCCAAAGTTTTTGCACATACTTTGACAACTTTAGCTCAAAATAATTCAAAAATTATTGGTATTACTGCCGCAATGGCTACAGGAACTGGTTTAGATAAGCTTCAAGCAAAACTACCAGAACAATATATTGATGTTGGTATTGCCGAACAACATGCAGTTACTTTAGCTGCTGGATTAGCTTGTGAAGGAGTACGTCCCCTGGTTGCAATTTATTCAACTTTTTTGCAGCGAGCATATGATCAGGTCTTGCATGATGTTGGTATTCAAAATCTTCCCGTATTTTTCTGTCTAGATAGAGCAGGTATTGTCGGAGCTGATGGACCTACTCATCAAGGTTTATATGACATAGCTTATTTACGTTGTATACCAAATATGACAATAATGGCTCCTAAAGACGAAGCAGAACTGCAGCGAATGGTGGTTACAGGTATTAATCATATCTCAGGACCTATTGCTATGCGTTTCCCTCGCGGTAGTGGTATTGGGGTACCTCTAATGGAAGAAGGTTGGGAATCTATTCCTATTGGTCAGGGAGAAATTCTTCGTAGTGGTGATGATATTCTACTAGTAGCATATGGAACTATGGTTTATCAATCACTACAAGTAGCTGAAATTCTTAAAGAGCACGGTGTTGAGGCAACTGTTATTAATGCACGTTTTGTTAAGCCTTTAGATATTGATTTAATTGCGCCATTGGCTAAAAGTATTGGTAAAGTAGTTACTCTAGAAGAAGGTTGTTTGATGGGTGGATTTGGATCAGCTGTCATTGAGGCTTTGACAGATCTTAATATTGTAGTTCCAATTAAAAGAATCGGGATTCCTGATCAATTAGTTGATCATGCCACTCCTGACGAATCAAAAGCAGATTTACAATTGACTAGTCCTCAAATTGCTGAAAAAATTAGAAAAACCTTTTTTAATTCTCTGCAACCATCAATGATTAACTAA
- a CDS encoding ferredoxin-thioredoxin reductase catalytic domain-containing protein: protein MTTTNSNNQNDKVLNAMKKFAEQYAKRTNTYFCNEPSVTAVVIEGLSRHKEKLGSPLCPCRHYEDKVAEVKNTYWNCPCVPMRERKECHCMLFLTPDNNFAGKEQEIDLEFIKEVRESMST, encoded by the coding sequence ATGACTACAACAAACTCTAATAATCAAAATGATAAAGTACTCAACGCGATGAAAAAGTTTGCTGAACAGTACGCAAAAAGAACAAATACTTATTTTTGTAATGAACCTTCTGTTACAGCAGTAGTTATCGAAGGGCTTTCTAGGCATAAGGAAAAATTAGGTTCTCCATTATGTCCATGTCGTCACTATGAAGATAAAGTTGCAGAGGTTAAAAACACTTATTGGAACTGTCCTTGTGTTCCTATGAGAGAAAGAAAAGAATGCCATTGTATGTTATTCTTAACCCCAGATAATAATTTTGCTGGTAAAGAACAAGAAATTGATTTAGAATTTATTAAAGAAGTGCGAGAAAGTATGTCAACTTAG
- a CDS encoding tetratricopeptide repeat protein → MNKNNMRKKLYQKIIIIFSGLALFGSMTVATFSFRQSSPSSLSKSNTETIYSIDERLYSIIQGYETVLEREPNNMTAKQGLEEALRTLVATQIQAKNLDKTIPIMEKLTTLVPENDQYKNILKQIKNNTNSNTKVKDLSVSDSSNP, encoded by the coding sequence ATGAACAAAAATAATATGAGAAAAAAACTATATCAAAAAATTATAATAATTTTTTCAGGTTTAGCATTATTTGGTAGTATGACCGTCGCAACTTTTTCTTTTAGACAATCCTCTCCGTCTTCATTATCAAAATCAAATACAGAAACAATCTATTCTATCGATGAAAGACTATATTCTATTATTCAGGGATATGAAACTGTTTTAGAAAGAGAACCAAATAATATGACTGCCAAACAGGGCCTAGAAGAAGCTTTAAGAACTTTAGTTGCTACTCAAATACAGGCAAAGAATTTAGACAAAACTATTCCAATAATGGAAAAGCTAACGACATTGGTACCAGAAAACGATCAATACAAAAACATATTAAAACAAATTAAAAATAATACGAATTCAAATACTAAAGTAAAAGATTTAAGTGTATCTGATTCTAGTAACCCTTAA
- the cdaA gene encoding diadenylate cyclase CdaA — protein MLGEPPSQHWITSGLIYSGIDTSLMLLLTYLMLFAIGERRTLWMVRGLIILMLVTVISEKLQLTLLKFVLEKLVLGAAVSMAVIFQGEFRRFLELLGRGKILQLFKQRRPIPKPGNIVDELVEAVRELSQNRTGALIVIETEASIDTRVFVDPGVIVNGEISKALLQTIFQPKTLLHDGAVFIRGSRIISAGVILPLSDKTFSRQLGTRHRAAIGITENIDQCLCIVVSEETGSISLAEKGVLDRPLTNSRLKELLKQRFSLIVDSDSVTPGWDVLKHTIDLQGKLFFKRTFNISSSNSPEEKK, from the coding sequence ATGTTAGGTGAGCCTCCTAGTCAGCACTGGATAACCTCAGGGTTGATTTATAGCGGCATCGATACTAGTTTGATGCTGTTGTTAACCTATTTGATGCTTTTTGCTATTGGTGAACGTCGTACCTTATGGATGGTTCGGGGGCTAATTATTTTAATGTTAGTAACAGTGATTAGCGAAAAGCTTCAATTAACACTGTTGAAATTCGTATTGGAAAAATTAGTTTTAGGAGCAGCAGTATCCATGGCTGTCATTTTTCAGGGAGAATTTCGAAGATTTCTAGAGTTACTAGGAAGAGGAAAAATACTACAATTATTTAAACAAAGAAGACCAATACCTAAGCCAGGCAATATAGTGGATGAACTGGTAGAAGCAGTACGAGAATTATCTCAAAATAGAACAGGAGCATTAATTGTTATTGAGACAGAAGCATCTATTGATACTAGAGTTTTTGTTGATCCTGGGGTAATAGTCAATGGAGAAATTTCTAAGGCCTTGTTACAAACAATTTTTCAGCCCAAGACTTTACTTCATGATGGAGCTGTCTTTATTCGTGGTTCTAGAATAATTTCTGCAGGGGTTATTCTACCATTGTCTGATAAAACATTTTCACGTCAGCTAGGAACTCGGCATCGTGCTGCTATAGGAATCACTGAAAATATTGATCAGTGTCTTTGTATAGTAGTTTCTGAAGAGACAGGTTCAATATCTTTAGCTGAGAAGGGAGTTTTAGACCGTCCCCTAACTAATAGTAGATTAAAAGAGTTATTGAAACAGCGCTTCTCTCTAATCGTTGATAGCGATTCTGTAACTCCTGGCTGGGATGTTTTAAAGCATACTATTGACTTACAAGGAAAACTTTTTTTCAAACGAACTTTTAATATTTCGTCATCGAACTCACCGGAAGAGAAGAAATGA
- the rnpA gene encoding ribonuclease P protein component, translating into MWGKVGLPKNNRLRHHKSFQSVYKKGERYYSSQLVMHSLFGINKNCQIIPTQFGISISQKISKKAIVRNYLKRQIKSVIRVFLPKIVSGYQIVIVVKKQIQGCQYSILLREIKELLINAKIVHGY; encoded by the coding sequence TTGTGGGGAAAAGTGGGATTACCTAAAAATAATCGCCTTAGGCATCATAAGTCATTCCAGTCTGTTTACAAGAAAGGAGAACGCTACTATAGTTCTCAACTCGTAATGCACTCACTTTTTGGTATCAATAAAAATTGTCAAATAATACCAACGCAATTTGGTATTTCTATTAGCCAAAAAATCAGTAAAAAGGCAATAGTTCGCAACTATTTAAAACGGCAGATTAAATCGGTAATCCGTGTTTTTTTACCTAAAATTGTCTCAGGGTATCAAATTGTTATAGTAGTCAAAAAACAGATTCAAGGATGCCAATACAGCATTCTTTTAAGGGAAATAAAAGAATTATTGATTAATGCAAAAATTGTTCACGGTTACTAG
- a CDS encoding DUF309 domain-containing protein has translation MTTENFLEGIRQFNKQEFYACHDTLESIWIETIDLDKYFYQGILQISVGCYHLINNNWHGAVTSLGEGIKKLRNYQPTYKNVNISQFLEESENLLMYLHNINPDSIAEISMVLISNAKDSPYKFPYIKMLL, from the coding sequence ATGACTACAGAAAACTTTTTGGAAGGAATTAGACAATTCAATAAGCAAGAATTTTATGCTTGCCATGACACATTAGAGTCTATTTGGATAGAAACAATTGACTTAGATAAATATTTTTATCAAGGTATATTGCAGATATCAGTTGGTTGTTACCATCTAATAAATAATAATTGGCACGGAGCAGTTACTTCACTAGGAGAAGGAATAAAAAAGCTTCGTAACTATCAGCCAACCTATAAGAATGTTAACATTTCTCAATTTTTAGAAGAGAGTGAAAATTTATTAATGTATCTTCATAATATAAATCCTGATAGTATTGCTGAAATTTCTATGGTTTTAATATCAAATGCTAAAGATTCTCCATATAAATTTCCTTATATTAAGATGCTTTTATAA
- the yidC gene encoding membrane protein insertase YidC, protein MDFGIGFISTNIMLPILDFFYGIVPSYGFSIIALTLVIRLALYPLSAGQIRNMRKMKITQPLMKERQEEIQRRYKDDSAKQQEEMGKLMKEFGNPLAGCLPLLLQMPILFALFATLRGSPFADISYTLDAQILPKEHIETVTLQSFETKPNNIYISDGLHFPVIASLPKGNKLEIGEKSNIVFKTTQGESLTHLISQNSYNKIHPIFEVIKGAERLEDYEDGTFKALYPGEISIKATIPGIAANKGFLFIKALGQVGVMGEDGTINWDILAMILFFGASIYINQELSGSSGSGPQQQQAITKITPILFSGMFLFFPLPAGVLMYIVVANVFQTLQSLILMREPLPENLQKLVEQQKKEEITREALPFEKRSKKKEKTS, encoded by the coding sequence ATGGATTTTGGGATCGGATTTATTTCTACAAATATTATGCTACCAATCCTAGATTTTTTTTATGGGATTGTGCCTAGTTATGGTTTTTCAATTATTGCTTTGACCTTAGTAATTCGTTTAGCTTTGTATCCCTTAAGTGCAGGGCAGATTCGTAATATGCGAAAAATGAAAATTACTCAGCCATTAATGAAAGAAAGGCAAGAGGAAATTCAACGCCGTTACAAAGACGATTCTGCAAAGCAACAAGAAGAAATGGGAAAACTAATGAAAGAATTTGGTAACCCTCTAGCAGGTTGTTTACCTCTTTTATTGCAAATGCCCATTCTTTTTGCATTATTTGCAACTTTGAGAGGATCACCTTTTGCTGATATCAGCTATACACTAGATGCTCAAATTTTACCGAAAGAACATATAGAAACAGTCACTTTACAGTCTTTCGAGACCAAACCTAATAATATTTATATTAGTGATGGTTTGCATTTTCCTGTAATAGCATCGTTGCCAAAAGGTAATAAATTAGAGATTGGTGAAAAATCAAACATTGTATTTAAAACTACTCAGGGTGAATCACTTACACATCTAATTTCTCAAAATTCGTATAATAAAATTCACCCAATTTTTGAAGTTATAAAAGGTGCAGAAAGACTGGAAGATTATGAGGATGGAACTTTTAAAGCTTTGTATCCTGGAGAGATTAGTATAAAGGCTACTATCCCCGGTATTGCTGCCAATAAAGGATTCCTTTTTATTAAAGCACTAGGACAAGTAGGTGTGATGGGCGAGGACGGGACTATTAACTGGGATATTCTAGCAATGATATTGTTTTTTGGTGCCAGTATTTATATCAATCAAGAATTGTCAGGTTCTTCTGGTAGTGGCCCACAGCAGCAACAAGCAATTACTAAAATCACTCCAATTTTATTTAGCGGTATGTTCTTATTTTTTCCCTTACCTGCAGGAGTTTTAATGTATATTGTTGTAGCTAATGTTTTTCAGACGTTACAGAGCCTTATTCTTATGCGAGAACCATTACCTGAGAATTTGCAGAAACTAGTAGAACAACAAAAAAAGGAAGAAATAACCAGAGAAGCATTGCCTTTTGAAAAACGTTCAAAGAAAAAGGAAAAAACTTCTTGA